The following coding sequences lie in one Streptomyces xiamenensis genomic window:
- a CDS encoding polysaccharide deacetylase family protein, with the protein MPRRVLLGATACLSILGLDRLLTACSSSGAGTGTAGAAPGPAAPAAPAADSYRLRPFTSGSAARTTPPRQPLPVRAEAALTLATPGKKIAITLDDGPHPTYTPQVLKLLRTYKVPGTFFVIGENAHSHPDLVRAIADEGHVVANHSWSHPQLDTLSQKRVRRELGDTCDIIQDILGAPPDLARAPYGAWDKASLTVCAELGMEPLGWSVDTNDWARPGTSSIAGSVLEGAHSGAIVLTHDGGGDRSQTVTALGQVLPKLLDRGYELVLPTAPPV; encoded by the coding sequence GTGCCCCGCCGCGTCCTGCTCGGCGCCACCGCCTGCCTCAGCATCCTCGGCCTCGACCGCCTGCTGACCGCGTGCTCCTCCTCCGGCGCCGGTACGGGCACGGCCGGCGCGGCCCCGGGCCCCGCCGCACCGGCGGCCCCCGCCGCGGACTCCTACCGCCTGCGCCCCTTCACCTCCGGCAGTGCCGCCCGGACCACGCCACCCCGGCAGCCGCTGCCGGTGCGCGCCGAGGCCGCCCTGACCCTCGCCACCCCGGGCAAGAAGATCGCCATCACCCTGGACGACGGCCCGCACCCCACGTACACGCCCCAGGTGCTCAAGCTGCTGCGCACGTACAAGGTTCCCGGCACCTTCTTCGTCATCGGCGAGAACGCCCACTCCCACCCCGACCTGGTGCGCGCCATCGCCGACGAGGGCCATGTGGTGGCCAACCACTCCTGGAGCCATCCGCAGCTGGACACTCTCTCGCAGAAGCGGGTGCGCCGCGAGCTGGGCGACACCTGCGACATCATCCAGGACATCCTCGGCGCCCCGCCCGACCTCGCCCGCGCCCCGTACGGCGCCTGGGACAAGGCGTCCCTCACCGTCTGCGCCGAACTCGGCATGGAACCCCTGGGCTGGTCCGTCGACACCAACGACTGGGCCAGACCCGGCACCTCCAGCATCGCCGGCTCGGTCCTGGAGGGCGCCCACTCCGGGGCGATCGTCCTCACCCACGACGGAGGCGGCGACCGTTCCCAGACGGTCACCGCCCTCGGCCAGGTCCTTCCCAAGCTCCTGGACCGCGGCTACGAACTGGTCCTGCCCACCGCGCCCCCCGTCTAG
- a CDS encoding SPW repeat protein: MADVSHHRGTDVSHRRDTSMADHPDAREMRERYSRVTGGATVPLVDAPVFLAGLYLAVSAWLVPTFIAAQPRLGIHNLILGIAVAVLALGFALVPERMHGMGLALCVIGAWSIVAIWTVGSGASGGIILSQIIVGGVIFLLGLAATGAALAMRRKRHTHSERMTT; the protein is encoded by the coding sequence ATGGCCGACGTCTCACACCACAGGGGTACGGACGTCTCCCATCGCAGGGACACCAGCATGGCGGACCACCCCGACGCACGTGAGATGCGGGAGCGCTACTCCCGTGTGACAGGTGGCGCGACAGTGCCGCTGGTGGACGCACCGGTCTTCCTGGCCGGCCTGTATCTGGCGGTCTCCGCCTGGCTGGTGCCGACGTTCATCGCCGCCCAGCCGCGTCTGGGCATACACAACCTGATCCTCGGAATCGCGGTGGCGGTGCTGGCGCTGGGCTTCGCCCTGGTGCCGGAGCGGATGCACGGCATGGGCCTGGCCCTGTGCGTCATCGGAGCGTGGTCGATCGTTGCGATCTGGACGGTGGGCAGTGGCGCCAGCGGCGGCATCATCCTCAGCCAGATCATCGTCGGCGGTGTCATCTTCCTTCTGGGACTGGCAGCCACCGGCGCGGCACTGGCGATGCGCCGCAAGCGCCACACCCACAGCGAGAGGATGACGACCTGA
- the glnA gene encoding type I glutamate--ammonia ligase has protein sequence MFQNADEIKKYIADNDVKFIDVRFCDLPGIMQHVTLPVQAFDPDEQLMFDGSSIRGFQAIHESDMALVPDLSTARLDPFRKDKTVNINFFIQDPITGEAYSRDPRNVAKKAEAYLASSGIADTAYFGPEAEFYVFDDVRFETKSNAGYYYIDSEAGAWNTGAIEEGGNRGYKVRYKGGYFPAPPVDHFADLRAEITLELINAGLEVERQHHEVGTAGQAEINYKYNTLLAAADDLMLFKYIVKNVAWRNGKTATFMPKPIFGDNGSGMHVHQSLWTGGSPLFYDEQGYAGLSDMARYYIGGILKHAPSLLAFTNPTLNSYHRLVPGFEAPVNMVYSQRNRSAAMRIPITGSNPKAKRVEFRAPDPSSNPYLAFSALLLAGLDGVKNKIEPPEPVDKDLYELAPEEHAELAQVPTSLPAVLEALEEDNDYLLAGGVFTTDLIETWVDFKREKEIAPMAQRPHPHEFELYFDV, from the coding sequence ATGTTCCAGAACGCCGACGAGATCAAGAAGTACATTGCGGATAACGACGTCAAATTCATCGACGTCCGCTTCTGCGATCTGCCGGGCATCATGCAGCACGTCACGCTCCCGGTCCAGGCTTTCGACCCGGATGAGCAGCTGATGTTCGACGGCTCGTCGATCCGCGGCTTCCAGGCCATCCACGAGTCCGACATGGCGCTCGTCCCTGACCTCTCCACCGCGCGTCTCGACCCGTTCCGCAAGGACAAGACGGTCAACATCAACTTCTTCATCCAGGACCCGATCACGGGCGAGGCGTACAGCCGCGACCCGCGCAACGTGGCGAAGAAGGCCGAGGCCTACCTGGCCTCCTCCGGCATCGCCGACACCGCGTACTTCGGGCCCGAGGCGGAGTTCTACGTCTTCGACGACGTGCGCTTCGAGACCAAGTCGAACGCCGGCTACTACTACATCGACTCCGAGGCGGGCGCCTGGAACACCGGCGCCATCGAGGAGGGCGGCAACCGCGGGTACAAGGTCCGCTACAAGGGCGGCTACTTCCCCGCCCCGCCGGTCGACCACTTCGCCGACCTGCGCGCGGAGATCACCCTGGAGCTGATCAACGCCGGTCTTGAGGTCGAGCGCCAGCACCACGAGGTGGGCACCGCGGGCCAGGCGGAGATCAACTACAAGTACAACACCCTGCTGGCCGCCGCCGACGATCTGATGCTGTTCAAGTACATCGTCAAGAACGTCGCCTGGCGCAACGGCAAGACCGCCACCTTCATGCCCAAGCCGATCTTCGGTGACAACGGCTCCGGCATGCACGTCCACCAGTCGCTGTGGACGGGCGGCTCCCCGCTCTTCTACGACGAGCAGGGGTACGCGGGCCTGTCCGACATGGCCCGCTACTACATCGGCGGCATCCTCAAGCACGCCCCGTCGCTGCTGGCGTTCACCAACCCGACGCTGAACTCGTACCACCGTCTGGTGCCGGGCTTCGAGGCCCCCGTCAACATGGTGTACTCGCAGCGCAACCGCTCGGCCGCGATGCGCATCCCGATCACGGGCTCCAACCCGAAGGCCAAGCGCGTGGAGTTCCGCGCCCCGGACCCGTCCTCCAACCCGTACCTGGCCTTCTCCGCCCTGCTGCTGGCGGGCCTGGACGGCGTCAAGAACAAGATCGAGCCGCCGGAGCCGGTCGACAAGGACCTGTACGAGCTGGCCCCCGAGGAGCACGCGGAGCTGGCCCAGGTCCCGACCTCCCTGCCGGCCGTGCTGGAGGCCCTGGAGGAGGACAACGACTACCTGCTGGCGGGTGGCGTCTTCACCACTGACCTGATCGAGACCTGGGTGGACTTCAAGCGCGAGAAGGAAATCGCGCCGATGGCCCAGCGCCCGCACCCGCACGAGTTCGAGCTGTACTTCGACGTGTAA
- a CDS encoding DUF2795 domain-containing protein codes for MQERGSSRLSAHQDDQLKHEVEGVLRADRPTRADAWRDPEPVEGADGATPPPGAGDDREVRDEAFRFELARHLRRTGFPAKRSEVLRTLLEERAPDELIDQVRSLPRRSSYANVQELVAALGRAPRS; via the coding sequence ATGCAGGAACGGGGCAGCAGTCGGCTGAGCGCGCATCAGGACGATCAGCTGAAGCACGAGGTGGAAGGGGTGCTGCGGGCGGACCGGCCCACCCGGGCCGACGCCTGGCGGGATCCGGAGCCGGTGGAGGGCGCGGACGGCGCGACGCCGCCACCCGGTGCGGGGGACGACCGGGAGGTGCGCGACGAGGCGTTCCGTTTCGAGCTGGCGCGGCATCTGCGGCGGACCGGGTTCCCGGCGAAGCGGTCGGAGGTCCTGCGCACCCTGCTGGAGGAGCGGGCGCCGGACGAGCTGATCGATCAGGTGCGGTCGCTGCCGCGGCGCAGCAGCTACGCGAATGTGCAGGAGCTGGTGGCGGCGCTGGGGCGGGCTCCGCGCTCCTAG